One window of Rasiella rasia genomic DNA carries:
- a CDS encoding beta-ketoacyl-[acyl-carrier-protein] synthase family protein — translation MSNKIAITGIGIISALGTTVVANKAALLKGETGIGKLQKLDSIHAPSVKVGEVAQTNEQLAQRLNLSEGHNYTRTALLGSVAALDALKHASIDKISSARTGLISATTVGGMDKTEQYFKHFINTPESRKYIASHHAGDSTQKIADELGINDFTTTISTACSSAANAIMLGARMINTGQLDRVVVGGTDALSKFTINGFKSLMLLSDTYCKPFDANRNGLNLGEAAAYLVLESETVATGKSILGYVSGYGNANDAHHQTASSETGEGAFLAMRKALKVANLNPEDISYINAHGTATPNNDLSESVALQRIFGANLPSFSSTKGFTGHTLAAAGAVEAVFSVLALQEQCVFPNINFETEMPETLLSPITKFQKKTVTHVLSNSFGFGGNCTALVFSKS, via the coding sequence ATGTCCAATAAAATTGCCATCACCGGAATAGGAATTATCTCTGCCCTTGGTACTACGGTTGTGGCAAATAAAGCAGCACTACTCAAAGGCGAAACAGGCATCGGAAAACTTCAGAAATTAGACAGTATTCATGCTCCTTCCGTAAAAGTAGGAGAAGTAGCCCAAACCAACGAGCAGCTTGCTCAACGACTTAATCTTTCCGAAGGGCATAATTATACCAGAACCGCGTTACTTGGCAGTGTAGCGGCTCTAGATGCCCTTAAACATGCAAGTATCGATAAAATTTCATCTGCTAGAACAGGGTTGATATCTGCTACGACCGTTGGTGGAATGGACAAAACTGAGCAGTACTTTAAGCATTTTATTAATACCCCCGAAAGTAGAAAATACATTGCGAGCCATCATGCCGGAGATAGCACTCAAAAAATCGCAGATGAACTCGGCATCAATGATTTTACAACAACCATTAGCACGGCTTGCTCTTCTGCAGCCAACGCCATTATGTTGGGCGCTCGAATGATAAATACAGGCCAGTTAGACCGTGTTGTGGTGGGTGGGACAGATGCGTTGTCTAAATTTACCATCAACGGATTTAAATCGCTAATGCTACTAAGTGACACGTATTGCAAACCTTTTGATGCCAATCGTAACGGACTCAATCTAGGTGAGGCTGCAGCCTACTTGGTGCTAGAATCTGAAACAGTAGCAACTGGAAAATCTATTTTGGGCTATGTGTCTGGCTACGGAAATGCAAATGATGCACACCACCAAACGGCTTCCTCTGAAACCGGAGAAGGAGCTTTCTTAGCAATGCGAAAAGCATTAAAGGTGGCTAATTTAAATCCAGAAGATATTAGCTACATTAATGCTCATGGTACCGCTACACCTAACAACGATTTATCTGAAAGCGTCGCATTACAGCGTATTTTTGGAGCTAATTTACCTAGTTTTAGTTCTACAAAAGGGTTTACAGGACACACCTTAGCCGCTGCTGGAGCTGTAGAAGCTGTTTTTTCGGTGTTGGCGTTGCAAGAACAATGCGTTTTTCCGAATATCAATTTTGAAACTGAAATGCCAGAAACCTTACTGAGCCCAATCACTAAATTTCAAAAGAAAACTGTAACCCATGTGCTGTCAAATTCATTCGGATTTGGAGGAAATTGCACTGCCTTAGTCTTTAGTAAATCGTGA
- a CDS encoding beta-ketoacyl synthase chain length factor translates to MKPVYIHSAVCISAQPSFEEQVMHKLPFSEEKIKAVHPQYRDFISPAAARRMAPVVKMGVTSASKALLEANLVTPDAIITGSGMGCMQDTEKFLNALLKNNEQFLTPTAFIQSTHNTVGGQIALGLKCQVYNTTYVHGSLSFESALQDAYIAINEKASQKILVGAFDELGTEFVDYVALQDKRTSSAKNVPYSEGAGFFVLSGETTKHSVQLKGMTTISSASESDIVSKLERFLALHNCSFDAIDMLFLGNTGDCYDGFYDVVHRHFPEELEKISFKEFSGEFYTAITFAMWWAYYVVSNQCHPGAQVASKAAQRYSNVLIYNQDKGRNHSFLLLGK, encoded by the coding sequence GTGAAACCTGTCTATATACATAGCGCTGTTTGTATTTCTGCTCAACCTTCTTTTGAAGAACAAGTAATGCATAAATTGCCCTTTTCCGAAGAGAAAATAAAGGCAGTTCATCCTCAGTATCGTGATTTTATTTCGCCTGCTGCAGCAAGACGTATGGCACCAGTGGTAAAGATGGGAGTGACTTCTGCCTCCAAGGCATTATTGGAAGCCAATCTGGTTACACCAGATGCAATTATCACGGGAAGTGGTATGGGTTGTATGCAGGACACTGAAAAATTTTTAAATGCACTATTAAAAAATAACGAACAATTTTTAACGCCTACGGCTTTTATACAATCTACCCACAATACCGTGGGCGGACAAATTGCACTGGGGTTAAAATGTCAGGTTTATAACACTACGTATGTGCATGGATCTCTTTCTTTTGAAAGTGCCTTGCAAGACGCATATATAGCTATCAATGAAAAGGCTTCACAGAAGATTTTAGTGGGAGCTTTTGACGAATTGGGGACAGAATTTGTAGATTACGTCGCTCTGCAAGACAAGCGTACTTCTTCCGCTAAGAATGTACCTTACAGTGAAGGGGCAGGGTTTTTTGTCCTATCTGGAGAAACAACTAAACATAGTGTGCAACTGAAGGGAATGACAACCATTAGCAGTGCTTCGGAAAGTGATATAGTTTCAAAACTGGAACGGTTTTTAGCCTTACACAACTGTTCTTTCGATGCTATTGATATGTTATTTTTAGGTAACACAGGAGATTGTTATGATGGGTTTTACGATGTAGTGCACCGACACTTTCCCGAAGAACTAGAGAAAATTTCTTTTAAAGAATTTTCGGGAGAGTTTTATACTGCCATTACTTTTGCCATGTGGTGGGCGTATTATGTGGTAAGTAATCAGTGTCATCCAGGTGCTCAGGTTGCTTCTAAGGCTGCCCAGCGTTATTCAAATGTGCTTATTTATAATCAAGATAAAGGAAGAAATCATAGTTTTTTATTGCTAGGTAAATGA
- a CDS encoding polysaccharide deacetylase family protein, with protein MSNYLKYILACILFILGVYLVSGMHFQDALWVYLLLIVLMIFVSIVGHFSMRWNFHLKAFVGNKNETQKIVAITFDDGPNAVFTPDVLSLLEKFEATATFFCIGQNVIRHPELIKEAAEKGHTIANHSFSHSSTIDFNTTKGWLQEIEKTDAAIEKVLGTTPITFRPPYGVTTPALARAIKITKHRVVGWNIRPFDTTLKNKKKLVKRITRQIKPGAIILLHDSHDRIPYILEHLLLFLRENNYKTVSINNMMHDAS; from the coding sequence ATGAGCAACTATCTGAAATACATATTGGCATGTATACTCTTTATTTTGGGTGTATATCTTGTTTCTGGAATGCATTTTCAAGACGCATTGTGGGTGTATCTGTTGCTAATCGTGCTTATGATTTTTGTTTCAATAGTTGGACATTTCTCCATGCGTTGGAATTTTCATCTAAAGGCATTTGTAGGGAATAAAAATGAAACGCAGAAAATAGTTGCAATAACCTTCGATGATGGTCCTAATGCGGTATTTACCCCAGACGTACTTTCTTTACTAGAAAAATTTGAAGCGACGGCTACTTTTTTCTGTATAGGACAGAACGTAATTAGGCACCCAGAATTGATTAAAGAAGCTGCTGAAAAGGGACATACAATTGCAAATCATTCATTTTCTCACAGCAGTACCATAGATTTTAATACTACAAAGGGTTGGCTTCAAGAAATTGAAAAGACGGACGCCGCAATCGAAAAAGTATTGGGCACAACCCCTATAACTTTTAGACCTCCTTATGGCGTAACGACACCGGCCTTGGCAAGGGCAATAAAGATTACCAAACACCGTGTTGTTGGATGGAATATACGCCCGTTTGATACGACCCTAAAAAACAAAAAGAAACTAGTTAAACGAATCACAAGGCAGATAAAGCCAGGTGCTATTATCCTACTTCATGACAGTCATGACCGTATTCCATATATTTTGGAACATTTGTTGCTATTTTTGCGGGAGAACAACTATAAAACAGTTTCCATAAACAATATGATGCATGACGCTAGCTAG
- a CDS encoding outer membrane lipoprotein carrier protein LolA: MTLARTLFLLVLPFFMAMSLYAQTPLTKQQQDAFKQEVLLKAKNTTTLSSDFIQSKHLSMLDNAIVSYGKMLFKAPENIRWEYTSPKPYAVIFKDEMLYVNNDGKKDEIKLSSNKLFRNFNTLIVQSVNGTMFDDSQFDMSYFKLDSGYLVRFLPKEKRLKRFVSAFELTFTETAFDVAEVKIVEPNDDYTLVVFKNRSANISISEEKFKL; the protein is encoded by the coding sequence ATGACGCTAGCTAGAACTTTATTTTTACTTGTGCTGCCGTTTTTTATGGCAATGTCATTATACGCACAGACTCCTTTAACAAAACAACAGCAAGATGCTTTCAAACAAGAAGTGTTGTTAAAGGCTAAAAACACCACAACTCTTAGTAGCGACTTTATACAGTCTAAGCATTTAAGTATGCTAGATAATGCTATTGTTTCTTATGGAAAAATGCTCTTCAAGGCTCCCGAAAATATTAGATGGGAATACACCTCACCAAAGCCTTACGCTGTTATTTTTAAAGATGAAATGCTCTATGTAAATAACGACGGTAAAAAAGATGAAATAAAACTAAGTAGTAACAAACTATTTAGAAATTTTAATACGTTAATCGTCCAGAGTGTAAATGGAACCATGTTTGATGATTCGCAATTTGATATGTCGTATTTTAAATTAGATAGTGGATATCTCGTGCGATTTTTACCAAAGGAAAAGCGTTTAAAACGTTTTGTTAGTGCCTTCGAGCTAACTTTTACAGAAACTGCTTTCGATGTTGCTGAGGTTAAAATTGTAGAGCCTAATGATGATTACACACTTGTGGTTTTTAAGAACAGGAGTGCTAATATTTCTATTTCCGAAGAAAAATTTAAACTTTAG
- a CDS encoding hotdog family protein, whose protein sequence is MNLESFYTITTRTEPNENTLNVTIEIDSLHEVFKGHFPGHPVVPGVALLQISKELCETYTETPLVMKEASRVKFVNLVNPLQNNQLNFTLTFEAKEGLLKVKNSTTFVDQTPVMQCMLMFEKI, encoded by the coding sequence ATGAATTTAGAGAGTTTTTACACCATTACTACTCGCACAGAGCCAAACGAAAACACCTTAAATGTAACTATTGAAATTGATAGTTTGCATGAAGTTTTTAAAGGACATTTTCCGGGTCATCCGGTAGTGCCGGGTGTTGCATTACTGCAAATTAGCAAGGAGCTCTGCGAGACATATACGGAGACCCCATTAGTAATGAAAGAGGCAAGCAGAGTTAAGTTTGTCAACCTTGTTAATCCGCTGCAAAACAATCAACTCAATTTCACCCTAACATTTGAAGCTAAAGAAGGCCTTTTAAAAGTGAAAAATAGCACTACTTTTGTAGACCAAACACCAGTTATGCAGTGCATGCTTATGTTCGAGAAAATTTAG
- a CDS encoding DUF2062 domain-containing protein — protein sequence MKKHTTLSERLQRLKCCVVLATYNNENTLAAVLDGVLVYTNTIILVNDGSIDSTPEILTNYPQLIVINLPKNKGKGNALKIGFNKALELGFERAITLDTDGQHFPEDLPKFVQALEASDDKNLFLIGDRNMNEADVLARSAKGNRVSGFWVRFVTGLDLNDTQSGFRLYPLKALKQIRFLKWTKKFEFETEVIVRAHWRGIKVVNLPINVLYPENRVSHFRPFMDIARIVVLIIGFIVIKGVYIIPRDFYRRLKKKGFRKFFIEDFLGSNDSPKKKALSIALGVFVGLSPLWGFHTVIVIFLAIFFKLNKVIAFTFSNVSFPPFIPFVLWASLLTGNFLLSETTSSSITELTDFNAIRHLESYLLGSIVLSISAATIFGLLGYVILILFQRKNRAVSV from the coding sequence TTGAAAAAACACACAACATTATCTGAACGCTTACAACGGCTTAAATGCTGTGTTGTACTGGCTACGTACAACAACGAGAATACCCTTGCCGCCGTACTAGACGGAGTCTTGGTATACACAAATACTATTATCTTAGTTAACGATGGGTCTATAGATAGTACTCCGGAAATTTTAACTAATTACCCACAGCTTATTGTAATAAACCTTCCGAAGAATAAGGGAAAGGGAAATGCATTAAAAATTGGATTTAATAAAGCCCTTGAATTAGGATTTGAACGCGCTATAACGTTAGATACTGACGGACAGCATTTTCCAGAAGATTTACCAAAATTTGTTCAGGCTCTTGAGGCCTCAGATGATAAAAATCTCTTCCTCATTGGCGATAGAAACATGAACGAAGCAGATGTCTTAGCGCGCAGTGCAAAAGGGAATCGGGTGTCTGGATTCTGGGTTCGTTTTGTTACAGGTTTAGATTTAAACGATACGCAATCGGGTTTTCGGTTATATCCTTTAAAGGCACTTAAGCAAATACGTTTTTTAAAATGGACTAAAAAATTTGAGTTTGAAACGGAAGTAATTGTTAGAGCTCATTGGCGAGGTATTAAGGTAGTAAACTTGCCTATAAATGTTTTATACCCTGAAAATAGAGTTTCGCACTTTAGACCTTTTATGGATATTGCGCGCATCGTAGTTCTTATTATAGGGTTCATAGTAATAAAAGGGGTGTATATAATTCCTCGAGATTTCTACAGAAGGTTAAAAAAAAAAGGATTTAGAAAATTCTTTATTGAAGACTTTTTAGGTAGTAATGATAGTCCGAAAAAGAAAGCTCTTTCTATTGCTTTGGGTGTGTTCGTTGGGTTGTCACCACTTTGGGGCTTTCACACTGTGATAGTTATTTTTTTAGCAATTTTCTTTAAATTAAATAAAGTCATTGCATTTACATTTAGCAATGTAAGCTTTCCGCCATTTATACCTTTTGTGTTGTGGGCTAGTCTCCTTACGGGGAATTTTTTACTCAGTGAAACAACGTCTTCGAGCATAACTGAACTTACAGATTTTAACGCAATTAGACACTTAGAGAGTTATTTGCTAGGAAGTATTGTGCTTTCTATTAGCGCAGCGACTATTTTTGGATTGTTGGGATATGTTATTTTAATATTGTTTCAACGTAAAAACAGAGCCGTAAGTGTTTAA
- a CDS encoding MMPL family transporter, which translates to MLQKVLNTANFSDKIIVHIKKTDQGTIEDMTQLATAITDSLQTNFKSSVKEIQGVVNEDDALEIIDFVYQNLPLFLAESDYALLQQKMNEDSIQAITKANFETLVSPTGMLAKTTIARDPLAITFQGMNQLKALNASDNFVLKNGFLVSKDEQDLLLFVTPVHSTSETAANEIFVARLESLRQQLNAVYGTNATATIYGGVLIAVANAQQIKKDIQYTVGISVLVLLLVFVLFYKRVLIPLILFVPTVFGALLSVALLTFLRGEISAISLGIGSVLLGVTLDYSLHILTHIKNGETKQQVYKSVTKPMIMSSLSTAFAFLCLLFIDSQALQDLGLFAAVSVLGAAFFALVFIPQVYVPPKIDSSKRNLIDRIARYSFQSNKFTIALLVLVVVASVFTYNNVVFNKDLTALNYVPKQLKDAELQLDGVMNTKSKSLYVVTYGDKLETALQANENAFKKLTRLKEDKKLLSFNSVAGLVSSEKNQFSKIERWNTFWQEGKIDSVTNLLKRSGAEYGFKSTSFAQFYETLSANFQPITLVDYTDVPSLSVTDFITETKDFSTVTTLVKVSEENSELLTNTFQDVKNTLVVDRLAMNETLLGNLKNQFNQLVLYSFLAVFVLLLLFYKNFKVVLVTVIPIVLTWCITIGVMGMLGITFNVFNVIISTFIFGLGVDYSIFVTNGLLQSKNGQQHTLHLHKTAVLLSVLTTILGVGVLVFAKHPALHSIAWVAIIGIFTAMCVSFTIQPLLYQFLIFKKERKTEL; encoded by the coding sequence ATGTTGCAGAAGGTATTAAACACCGCTAACTTTTCAGATAAAATTATTGTGCATATCAAAAAAACCGATCAAGGAACGATCGAGGATATGACCCAATTGGCAACAGCCATAACAGATAGCCTACAAACCAATTTTAAGAGCTCTGTGAAAGAAATTCAGGGTGTTGTAAACGAAGATGATGCTCTTGAAATTATAGATTTTGTTTACCAAAATTTACCTCTCTTTTTAGCTGAAAGTGACTATGCATTACTGCAGCAAAAGATGAACGAAGATAGCATACAGGCCATTACTAAAGCTAATTTTGAAACCTTGGTTTCTCCTACGGGTATGCTGGCCAAAACAACGATTGCTCGAGATCCGTTAGCTATTACTTTTCAAGGAATGAACCAACTCAAGGCATTGAATGCCTCAGATAATTTTGTGCTTAAAAATGGTTTTCTAGTGAGTAAAGATGAGCAAGATCTTTTACTTTTTGTAACACCGGTACATAGTACTTCTGAAACGGCAGCAAATGAAATTTTTGTAGCGCGATTAGAATCGTTACGTCAACAATTAAATGCAGTATACGGTACAAATGCTACTGCTACTATTTACGGAGGAGTACTTATTGCAGTGGCAAATGCCCAACAAATAAAAAAAGACATTCAATACACCGTTGGAATATCGGTACTTGTATTGCTTTTAGTTTTTGTGTTATTCTATAAGCGGGTCTTAATTCCGTTAATTTTATTTGTACCTACCGTATTTGGAGCACTACTTTCTGTGGCGCTACTAACGTTTCTGAGAGGAGAAATTTCTGCAATTTCGCTCGGGATTGGCTCAGTTTTACTTGGAGTAACCTTAGATTATTCTTTACATATTTTAACTCATATTAAAAACGGCGAAACAAAACAGCAAGTATATAAGTCGGTTACTAAACCGATGATAATGAGTAGCCTCAGTACGGCATTCGCTTTTTTGTGTCTGCTTTTTATAGATTCTCAAGCCTTACAAGATTTAGGTCTATTTGCTGCGGTTAGTGTGTTAGGCGCTGCTTTTTTTGCTTTGGTTTTTATTCCTCAGGTTTATGTGCCACCTAAAATTGATAGCAGTAAAAGGAATCTAATAGACCGTATTGCGAGATACTCTTTTCAAAGCAATAAGTTTACAATTGCATTACTAGTATTGGTTGTAGTTGCCAGTGTCTTTACTTACAATAATGTTGTCTTTAACAAAGACCTCACAGCGCTAAACTATGTGCCTAAACAACTTAAAGATGCAGAACTTCAACTAGACGGTGTAATGAACACAAAGTCTAAGTCGTTATACGTAGTAACTTATGGCGACAAACTAGAAACAGCGCTTCAAGCTAATGAGAACGCTTTCAAAAAGCTTACTCGATTAAAAGAAGACAAGAAGCTGCTGAGTTTTAATTCTGTAGCTGGATTGGTTTCTTCTGAAAAGAATCAATTCTCAAAAATTGAACGCTGGAATACATTCTGGCAAGAGGGAAAAATAGATTCTGTAACTAATTTATTGAAGCGAAGTGGCGCCGAGTATGGATTTAAGTCTACATCGTTTGCACAGTTTTACGAAACCCTTTCGGCAAATTTTCAGCCAATTACATTAGTAGATTATACAGATGTACCTTCACTTTCTGTAACCGATTTTATAACTGAAACAAAAGATTTTTCTACCGTCACTACCTTGGTTAAAGTTTCCGAAGAAAACTCTGAACTACTAACCAATACGTTTCAAGATGTAAAAAACACGCTAGTGGTAGATCGTTTGGCGATGAACGAAACCCTGTTAGGGAATTTGAAAAACCAATTTAATCAGCTTGTCTTATATAGTTTTCTAGCGGTATTTGTGCTATTGCTTTTATTTTATAAAAATTTCAAAGTTGTGCTGGTAACCGTTATTCCAATTGTACTTACTTGGTGTATTACTATTGGTGTTATGGGCATGCTTGGCATTACCTTTAATGTGTTTAATGTTATTATATCTACGTTTATATTTGGGCTTGGAGTAGACTATAGTATTTTTGTTACAAACGGCTTGCTACAAAGTAAAAATGGGCAACAGCATACGTTGCATTTGCACAAAACAGCTGTTTTATTGTCGGTGCTAACCACAATTTTAGGCGTGGGAGTTCTTGTTTTTGCCAAACATCCAGCGTTGCATTCTATTGCTTGGGTTGCTATTATTGGAATTTTCACAGCAATGTGCGTTTCGTTTACTATTCAACCATTGTTGTATCAATTTCTTATTTTTAAGAAGGAAAGAAAAACAGAATTGTGA
- a CDS encoding cupin-like domain-containing protein, whose translation MSKIKSIPVTVLNSISKEEFVKEYYKKQRPVLIKNLTKDWGAYKKWNLDYIQNLAGEQEVPLYNNVPTKGYKKSVVPAKTMKLRDYIDVLKKGPTDLRMFFYNVLQKMPQLTKDFDYPDIGLPFFKKLPVMFFGGKGSKVLAHYDMDLADLLHVHFHGTKKVTLFHPDQTKYLYKVPYTVHNLESIDMDNPDFDTYPALRDVTGISVTMTHGDALYMPSGYWHYITYEDAGFSITLRAFPRRIKPLAELFGNLLFMRNFENIMRRIRGEKWTDYKERKVLRDINKNYEK comes from the coding sequence GTGAGCAAAATAAAAAGCATACCCGTTACTGTTCTTAACAGTATAAGCAAAGAAGAATTTGTAAAAGAGTACTACAAAAAACAGCGCCCTGTGCTCATAAAAAATCTTACTAAAGATTGGGGCGCGTATAAAAAATGGAATCTAGATTACATTCAGAATTTGGCGGGTGAGCAAGAGGTGCCGTTGTATAATAATGTTCCTACAAAGGGATATAAAAAATCTGTTGTGCCAGCCAAAACAATGAAGCTGCGAGATTACATTGACGTATTAAAAAAGGGTCCTACAGATTTACGTATGTTTTTTTACAATGTGCTTCAAAAAATGCCCCAGCTCACCAAAGATTTTGACTATCCCGATATCGGATTGCCTTTTTTCAAGAAACTTCCAGTTATGTTTTTTGGAGGAAAGGGGAGTAAAGTACTCGCCCACTACGATATGGATTTGGCAGACTTGCTGCACGTACATTTTCACGGTACAAAAAAGGTGACACTCTTTCATCCAGACCAGACGAAATATTTATACAAAGTACCATACACTGTGCATAACTTGGAATCTATAGACATGGATAACCCAGATTTTGATACCTACCCAGCCTTGCGCGATGTTACAGGAATTTCTGTTACCATGACCCACGGCGATGCCCTTTATATGCCAAGTGGTTACTGGCACTATATTACTTATGAAGATGCTGGCTTTTCAATTACCTTACGGGCATTTCCTAGACGTATAAAACCATTAGCTGAGCTCTTCGGAAACTTGCTGTTTATGAGAAATTTTGAAAATATCATGCGCAGAATTCGAGGAGAAAAGTGGACCGATTACAAAGAAAGAAAGGTGCTTCGAGACATTAATAAGAATTATGAGAAGTAA
- a CDS encoding C45 family peptidase, protein MQQAVCAILVAGMFVSCGVKKSLNNLPNISKYASQTAEKIKVNDSTFVQGNNFLLKNGHGLWELYVEGNPLQRGLANGNLTQSLYYKQEKVFLDKVNSLVPSEGQQKFLTKFLKWYNRKMYLHIPEEYKAEIYGVSQFASNQFNTLATPYLRSLYLHGAHDIGHALQDLMLVGCTSFAAWDDKTEDGKLLIARNFDFYAGDAFAEDKIIAFVSPEQGHKFMSVTWGGFIGVVSGMNNQGLTVTINAGKSKIPLVAKTPISLVTREILQYASTIDEAVAIAKKREVFVSESILVGSANDGKAVLIEVSPTNFGVFEVSNSSALVCANHFQSDAYKNDRRNKKTIAESHTSYRFHRMSQLLGAAEKVNPLEAVEILRNREGIDNTPIGYGNEKALNQLLAHHGIVFQPEDLKVWVSSNPYQMGAFICYDLNTVFAEREQVPRQTISEENNKIAASPFLKTDAYKNYESYRRLEHNIEAEIEADNFGKSLNVENLVRLNPNYWKAYYLVGRYYYETKKYEKAAENLSQALQKEIPSLAEVTLVQKYARRAKRKLK, encoded by the coding sequence TTGCAACAAGCGGTATGTGCAATTCTCGTAGCTGGAATGTTCGTTTCATGTGGTGTAAAGAAATCACTAAACAACCTTCCAAACATCTCCAAATATGCTTCCCAAACAGCAGAAAAGATAAAGGTAAACGATAGTACTTTTGTACAAGGCAACAATTTTTTACTGAAGAATGGCCATGGTCTGTGGGAGTTGTACGTAGAAGGCAACCCCTTGCAACGAGGTTTGGCAAACGGAAATCTTACGCAGTCACTTTATTACAAGCAGGAAAAAGTATTCTTAGATAAGGTAAACAGCCTAGTACCTTCTGAAGGCCAACAAAAATTCTTAACTAAGTTCTTAAAATGGTACAACAGAAAAATGTACCTCCATATACCAGAGGAGTACAAAGCCGAAATCTACGGAGTGTCGCAATTTGCTTCTAACCAATTTAATACTCTTGCTACGCCCTATTTACGCTCGCTGTATTTGCACGGCGCACATGATATTGGGCATGCCTTACAAGACTTGATGTTGGTGGGTTGTACTAGTTTTGCAGCTTGGGACGACAAAACAGAAGACGGAAAGCTACTTATTGCAAGAAATTTCGACTTTTATGCGGGTGATGCCTTTGCTGAAGATAAGATTATTGCGTTTGTGAGTCCGGAACAGGGCCATAAATTTATGAGTGTAACATGGGGAGGTTTTATAGGAGTGGTTTCTGGCATGAACAATCAAGGGCTCACAGTAACCATAAACGCAGGAAAATCTAAAATTCCGTTGGTGGCTAAGACTCCAATATCGCTGGTTACTAGAGAAATTTTACAATATGCCTCCACCATAGATGAGGCCGTTGCCATTGCTAAAAAACGTGAAGTTTTTGTTAGCGAATCTATTCTAGTGGGCAGTGCTAATGATGGAAAAGCTGTTTTAATAGAGGTTTCACCAACAAATTTTGGTGTATTTGAAGTTAGCAATAGCTCAGCATTAGTTTGTGCTAATCATTTTCAGAGTGATGCCTATAAAAATGATAGGCGCAACAAGAAGACAATAGCAGAGAGTCATACTTCGTACCGGTTTCATAGAATGTCTCAACTTTTGGGTGCTGCAGAAAAGGTAAATCCGTTAGAGGCCGTAGAAATCTTAAGGAACCGAGAAGGTATAGATAATACACCTATTGGGTATGGTAACGAAAAGGCACTCAACCAGCTGCTAGCTCATCACGGTATTGTTTTTCAACCAGAAGACTTAAAAGTATGGGTTTCTTCAAATCCGTACCAAATGGGCGCTTTTATTTGTTACGATTTAAATACTGTTTTTGCTGAAAGAGAACAGGTGCCACGGCAGACCATTTCCGAAGAGAACAACAAAATCGCTGCATCTCCATTTCTAAAAACAGATGCCTATAAGAATTACGAATCCTATCGCAGGTTGGAGCATAACATTGAGGCCGAAATTGAAGCTGATAACTTCGGAAAATCACTTAATGTTGAAAATTTAGTACGTTTAAATCCGAACTATTGGAAAGCTTATTATTTGGTAGGGCGTTATTATTACGAAACAAAAAAGTATGAAAAAGCAGCAGAAAACCTGTCGCAAGCGCTTCAAAAAGAAATACCTTCGTTAGCTGAAGTTACGTTGGTGCAAAAATATGCACGTCGGGCAAAACGGAAATTAAAATGA